A genomic stretch from Verrucomicrobiia bacterium includes:
- a CDS encoding PQQ-binding-like beta-propeller repeat protein, whose protein sequence is MKKDNFSGFGARYFLGVLLLICVISGPSAQAQEDVNPHKVWRQYGGGPDQSKYVEFTQINKSNVTQLAVAWSFAAGDGGYMWNPIVVDDVMYVLGKDESLVALNAETGAKLWTRTNLSGIHRTGINYWESKDRKDRRLLYSRHDRLEAIDARTGELILSFGDQGSVSLKEGLGRDVATVFREQGTSPGQVFENLLLLGSSPGEEYFSAPGHVRAYDVVTGKLAWIFHTIPWPGEFGYETWPTNAYIYGGGCNDWGEITVDEKNGIAFFPLGAPTYDYYGADRTGNDLFGDCLIALDARTGKRLWHFQDVHHDLWDYDLCAAPQLITVQHEGKTVEAVAIACKQGFLFVLDRHTGKPLWPVEERAVPASKMPEEHSSPTQPIPTVIPPFTRQSVSTNDINPYFSPEKKAEWVKRIAAAHTGLFEPLSDQYETIAMPGAVGGANRGNTAADPEHGIVYVITQDLPSVYKLKSEPPIPSDTPGTASTNVAPTPPPSENPATAAHTVYTQSCMPCHGEDMAGRGAIPSIIGVGKRISYRDFANTLGVGKGVMPAFPHLDQRTLAGLYTLIGGDARAARRGRNRLSWAERYPAGVKGPAHNYSTGYGMEYPDLLGPPWSSMVAYDLNQGVIKWRRPLGQDPKIPVIDGKETGLAIGSQRKGMIVTSTGLIFSTCLDGHVYAYDTSNGNKLWSTPLPRNPEGLPAMYEVNGREYLVICDMGKVIDADQARTIAPGYIVYALPK, encoded by the coding sequence ATGAAGAAAGATAATTTCAGCGGTTTTGGAGCGCGTTATTTTTTGGGTGTTTTATTGCTAATTTGCGTCATCAGCGGCCCGAGCGCGCAGGCGCAAGAGGACGTGAACCCGCACAAAGTCTGGCGGCAATACGGCGGCGGGCCCGACCAATCCAAATACGTCGAGTTCACGCAAATCAATAAATCCAACGTCACGCAACTCGCCGTCGCGTGGTCGTTCGCCGCGGGCGATGGCGGTTACATGTGGAACCCCATCGTCGTGGATGATGTCATGTATGTGCTCGGCAAGGATGAATCGCTGGTGGCGCTCAACGCGGAAACGGGCGCGAAGCTTTGGACCCGCACGAATCTTTCCGGCATCCACCGCACCGGCATCAATTATTGGGAAAGCAAAGATCGCAAGGATCGGCGGCTGCTTTACAGCCGGCACGACCGCTTGGAAGCGATTGATGCCCGGACGGGCGAATTGATTTTAAGTTTCGGCGATCAAGGCTCGGTTTCGCTCAAGGAGGGATTGGGCCGCGATGTCGCAACCGTTTTTCGCGAGCAAGGCACGAGCCCGGGACAGGTTTTTGAGAACCTGCTCCTGCTCGGTTCGTCGCCGGGAGAAGAATATTTTTCCGCGCCTGGCCACGTGCGCGCTTACGACGTCGTGACTGGAAAATTGGCCTGGATTTTTCACACGATTCCGTGGCCGGGAGAATTCGGTTACGAAACGTGGCCGACGAATGCCTATATTTACGGCGGCGGTTGCAATGACTGGGGTGAAATCACCGTGGATGAAAAAAACGGCATCGCGTTCTTCCCTCTCGGCGCGCCGACTTATGATTATTACGGCGCTGACCGCACGGGCAATGATTTGTTCGGTGACTGCCTCATCGCGCTCGATGCCCGCACTGGCAAACGGCTGTGGCATTTTCAGGATGTGCACCATGATTTGTGGGACTACGATCTTTGCGCGGCACCGCAACTGATCACGGTGCAGCACGAAGGCAAAACCGTCGAAGCCGTCGCTATCGCTTGCAAGCAGGGCTTCCTGTTCGTGTTGGATCGCCACACTGGAAAACCTTTGTGGCCCGTGGAGGAACGCGCCGTTCCCGCGAGCAAGATGCCCGAGGAACATTCCTCACCCACGCAGCCAATTCCCACCGTCATCCCGCCCTTCACCCGGCAGAGTGTCTCGACGAACGACATCAATCCCTATTTCTCGCCAGAGAAAAAAGCCGAGTGGGTCAAGCGCATCGCCGCCGCGCACACCGGACTTTTTGAACCGCTTTCCGACCAATACGAAACCATCGCCATGCCCGGCGCGGTTGGCGGCGCGAACCGTGGGAATACCGCCGCGGATCCCGAGCACGGCATCGTTTATGTAATCACGCAGGACCTTCCATCCGTTTACAAACTCAAATCCGAGCCGCCCATCCCCAGCGACACCCCCGGCACCGCTTCGACCAATGTGGCTCCGACACCACCGCCATCCGAAAATCCAGCCACCGCCGCGCACACGGTTTACACGCAATCGTGTATGCCGTGTCATGGCGAGGACATGGCGGGACGCGGCGCGATTCCTTCCATCATTGGTGTCGGCAAACGCATCAGTTATAGAGATTTCGCCAATACACTCGGCGTCGGCAAGGGCGTGATGCCCGCATTTCCGCATCTGGATCAACGCACGCTCGCGGGACTTTATACTTTGATCGGCGGCGATGCGCGCGCCGCGCGGCGCGGGAGAAATCGTTTGTCGTGGGCGGAGCGTTACCCGGCGGGTGTGAAAGGCCCGGCGCATAATTACAGCACGGGTTACGGCATGGAATATCCCGATCTGCTGGGGCCGCCGTGGTCTTCGATGGTGGCGTATGATTTGAACCAGGGCGTGATCAAGTGGCGCCGTCCACTAGGCCAGGATCCAAAAATTCCCGTGATAGACGGCAAGGAAACCGGCCTCGCCATCGGTTCGCAACGCAAGGGGATGATCGTGACTTCGACCGGATTGATCTTCAGCACCTGCCTCGACGGCCACGTTTACGCCTACGACACAAGCAACGGAAATAAATTGTGGAGCACTCCATTGCCGCGCAACCCGGAAGGTTTGCCCGCGATGTATGAGGTGAACGGACGCGAATATCTGGTGATTTGTGACATGGGCAAAGTGATTGACGCGGACCAGGCCAGAACGATTGCGCCGGGCTACATCGTTTACGCGCTGCCAAAGTGA
- a CDS encoding TIM barrel protein has translation MKRRDFIFNTTRLAVAASLAPAILTRASAREAQDKLNRIAMGTLIFRYQFKQTKPREMPVIKNELTLLDVPEFYRDKFGIRKIEFWNEHFESLEPDYLAKLKGKIKAAGSQLVDVQIDRISYDLASENEETRLKSIKDVKQWMDAVSFLGSECIRVNPGRPRGSVDKSIESLKELNAYARNKNLIIITANHFGLEMDPDKHVRIAKEAGVHTEPDFGNYPHDATLLPKLEKIVPYAFIVSAKVDEFNSNIEHISYDFDSCVRLCEKLGFRGDYMVAQWSAKFQDIDYDKVANWVISHIKENISA, from the coding sequence ATGAAAAGAAGAGACTTCATTTTTAACACGACGCGGCTCGCGGTGGCGGCGTCGCTCGCGCCGGCGATTTTAACTCGCGCCTCCGCGCGCGAAGCGCAGGACAAGCTGAATCGCATCGCGATGGGCACTTTGATTTTCCGTTATCAGTTCAAGCAGACCAAGCCCAGGGAAATGCCCGTCATCAAAAATGAGCTGACCTTGCTCGATGTGCCTGAGTTTTACCGCGACAAATTCGGCATCCGCAAAATCGAATTCTGGAACGAGCATTTTGAATCGCTCGAACCGGATTACCTCGCGAAGTTAAAAGGAAAAATCAAGGCCGCGGGTTCGCAGTTGGTGGACGTGCAGATTGATCGCATCTCCTACGACCTCGCATCGGAAAATGAAGAAACGCGCTTGAAGAGCATCAAGGACGTGAAGCAATGGATGGATGCGGTGTCGTTTCTCGGTTCGGAGTGCATCCGCGTCAATCCCGGCCGGCCGCGCGGGTCGGTGGACAAAAGCATCGAGTCGCTGAAAGAGTTGAACGCCTACGCCAGAAATAAAAACCTGATCATCATCACCGCGAATCATTTCGGGCTCGAGATGGATCCCGATAAACATGTGCGCATCGCAAAAGAAGCGGGCGTTCACACCGAACCGGATTTTGGAAATTATCCACACGACGCCACGTTGCTCCCCAAGCTGGAAAAAATTGTTCCCTACGCGTTCATCGTCTCGGCCAAGGTGGATGAGTTCAACAGCAACATAGAACATATTTCCTACGACTTCGACAGTTGCGTGCGGCTGTGCGAAAAGCTCGGTTTCAGGGGCGATTACATGGTGGCGCAATGGAGCGCAAAATTTCAGGACATAGATTACGACAAAGTCGCCAACTGGGTCATCTCCCACATCAAAGAAAACATCAGCGCATAA
- a CDS encoding family 16 glycoside hydrolase, giving the protein MKKTILTAVLLSAVQTLCAQTASNDFTGTGLTFKPDYSFTGSSLDGWHVLGKTEWHADNGELVGTAKTGSGGLLVLNHSYQDVGEHVSFKCADGAQVGLVCRLEKTDTGFKGILVSIKDGEIISDGATFDADGNLLERQDLRGIGNYPLVRVPPPGATNSPARGEGRRNRERRGSDAKSDLPLKHPDMSYHSNEWNQVEFFMDASIIRCFLNDGAPAAIGAMDDSPSHYGPLALYVAGGEVRFKDFKCKDLSLRETPLETTSPRFRVQRISDMYYSWGVGAGDFNHDGVMDIVAGPYIYYGPQFTSYREIFPAVAFNPSKEFTDVNCEYTFDFNHDGWTDILTGPPNAILYMNPKGESRRWDKYLVVPSIQSEITVFKDIDRSGIPALIFCANGMVRYAKPDPANPTKPWVQHNVSEAGLALGHGLGVGDINGDGRMDILNPNGWWEQPADLSAPGPWKFHPVAFGRYAHHGIVAGGAVMGVYDVNGDGLNDVVTSLNAHGFGLAWFEQKRDASGNISFVRHMICDDYEAENAGGVTFSEAHGSTFADIDGDGIPDFIVGKRYWSHLDDSFDPDPYGDPVLYCYRTVRNRYAPGGAEFVPELIHNRSGAGSDILAVDLKGDGAMDVVTSTDRGTFIFWNEGKKTTTQKTQSLDR; this is encoded by the coding sequence ATGAAAAAAACTATTTTGACGGCGGTGCTGCTGTCGGCAGTTCAAACTCTATGCGCACAGACGGCATCGAACGATTTCACCGGCACCGGCTTGACGTTCAAGCCGGATTACAGCTTTACGGGGTCGAGCCTGGATGGCTGGCACGTCCTGGGAAAAACCGAGTGGCATGCGGACAACGGCGAGTTGGTCGGCACGGCAAAAACCGGCAGCGGCGGCTTGCTGGTGCTGAATCATTCGTATCAGGACGTGGGTGAACACGTCTCATTCAAATGTGCGGACGGCGCGCAGGTCGGGCTCGTTTGCCGTTTGGAAAAAACCGACACGGGCTTCAAGGGCATTTTAGTTTCGATCAAGGACGGAGAAATTATTTCAGACGGGGCCACATTCGATGCTGACGGAAATTTGCTCGAGCGACAAGACTTGCGCGGCATCGGAAATTATCCGCTGGTGCGCGTGCCGCCGCCGGGCGCGACGAATTCGCCCGCGCGCGGCGAGGGCCGCAGAAACCGCGAACGGCGCGGGTCGGACGCCAAATCAGATTTGCCGCTCAAGCATCCCGACATGTCGTATCACTCAAATGAATGGAATCAGGTCGAGTTTTTCATGGATGCGAGCATCATCCGTTGCTTCCTGAATGACGGCGCGCCGGCGGCGATAGGTGCGATGGACGATTCACCCAGTCATTACGGGCCGTTGGCGTTGTATGTGGCGGGCGGCGAAGTGCGCTTCAAGGATTTCAAATGCAAAGACCTTTCGTTGCGCGAGACGCCGCTGGAGACGACCTCGCCGCGCTTCCGCGTGCAACGCATCAGCGACATGTATTATTCGTGGGGCGTCGGCGCGGGCGATTTCAATCACGATGGCGTGATGGACATCGTGGCCGGGCCTTATATTTATTACGGCCCGCAGTTCACCAGTTACCGCGAGATTTTTCCGGCGGTCGCATTCAATCCCTCGAAGGAATTCACCGATGTGAATTGCGAATACACTTTTGATTTCAATCACGATGGTTGGACGGATATTTTGACCGGGCCGCCGAACGCCATTCTCTATATGAATCCGAAAGGCGAATCGCGGCGCTGGGACAAATATTTGGTCGTGCCCTCCATCCAAAGCGAAATCACAGTGTTCAAGGACATTGACAGGTCGGGAATTCCCGCGCTGATTTTTTGCGCGAATGGCATGGTGCGTTATGCGAAGCCCGATCCCGCGAACCCTACGAAGCCGTGGGTGCAACACAATGTTTCCGAGGCGGGACTCGCGCTCGGGCACGGCCTGGGCGTGGGAGATATTAATGGCGACGGACGAATGGATATTCTCAACCCGAATGGCTGGTGGGAACAACCGGCGGATTTAAGCGCGCCGGGACCGTGGAAATTTCATCCGGTGGCGTTTGGGCGATACGCGCATCATGGCATTGTGGCTGGTGGCGCGGTGATGGGAGTTTACGATGTCAATGGTGACGGCCTGAACGATGTGGTCACGAGCTTGAACGCGCATGGTTTTGGGCTGGCGTGGTTCGAGCAAAAGCGCGACGCGAGCGGAAATATTTCCTTCGTGCGCCACATGATTTGCGATGATTACGAAGCGGAGAACGCGGGCGGCGTGACGTTCTCGGAAGCGCACGGCTCGACGTTTGCCGATATTGACGGCGATGGCATTCCTGATTTCATTGTCGGTAAACGCTACTGGTCGCACCTTGACGATTCTTTCGATCCCGATCCCTACGGCGACCCGGTGTTGTATTGCTATCGCACCGTGCGGAATCGTTACGCGCCGGGTGGGGCGGAGTTCGTGCCGGAGTTAATTCATAATCGCTCCGGCGCTGGCTCGGATATTCTCGCGGTGGATTTGAAGGGAGACGGCGCAATGGACGTCGTCACGTCAACCGACCGCGGGACATTTATTTTTTGGAACGAAGGGAAGAAAACAACAACGCAAAAGACCCAATCTCTCGATCGTTGA
- a CDS encoding DHA2 family efflux MFS transporter permease subunit produces the protein MAKKTSSHVPAATASTASASGRRLLPWLVAVAFFMESLDTTILNTAVPVVSAALNVTVLSMKAVLASYTLSLAVFIPISGWMADRFGTRRVFAAAIGLFTLASALCGISGNIHLMVACRVVQGCGGAMMVPVGRLTLVRTFAKSELVGAMSFVAIPALVGPMLGPIAGGLIVGYLHWRFIFFVNIPIGIVGLVMVYLHLPNYREAKTHPLDIVGLILFGSGIALLSYVLEIFGEHELSNREITSLLGISLALIAGYGVHSTRTEFPLLRMALFQIRTFRTACVGSFFTRLGLGGVPFLLPLLYQVGLGYTPVQSGLLIMPQAIAAMSTKIFTTRVLTRLGYRGLLVSNTVILGVLLLLFATIHVGTPVWTIVLLAFCYGAFTSLQYTCMNTLVYSDITEPQTSNASSIASTVQQMSISFGVATAGLAAALLVPPSLHSDPPAMLHGIHVTFILLGGFTILSTMVFSKLKPGDGQNVSQHRVLHTG, from the coding sequence TTGGCTAAAAAAACTTCCTCACACGTTCCGGCGGCGACGGCGTCAACAGCGTCGGCCTCGGGCCGGCGCCTCTTGCCGTGGCTGGTGGCCGTCGCGTTTTTCATGGAGTCGCTGGACACGACGATTCTGAACACCGCCGTGCCAGTGGTGTCCGCGGCGCTGAACGTGACCGTGTTAAGCATGAAAGCTGTGCTCGCAAGTTACACATTGAGCCTGGCGGTTTTTATTCCGATCAGCGGCTGGATGGCCGATCGGTTCGGGACGCGCCGGGTGTTTGCGGCGGCCATCGGTCTATTCACGCTGGCGTCAGCGTTGTGCGGTATTTCGGGCAATATTCATTTGATGGTGGCCTGCCGGGTCGTGCAAGGTTGCGGCGGCGCGATGATGGTTCCGGTGGGCCGGTTGACGCTCGTGCGGACATTTGCAAAATCGGAATTGGTCGGCGCGATGAGTTTCGTCGCGATTCCCGCGCTCGTGGGACCGATGCTTGGGCCGATCGCGGGCGGCCTCATCGTCGGCTATTTGCACTGGCGATTTATTTTCTTCGTGAATATTCCCATCGGAATCGTTGGCCTCGTCATGGTCTATCTGCACCTGCCGAATTATCGCGAGGCGAAAACCCATCCGCTGGACATCGTCGGATTAATTTTATTCGGCTCGGGAATCGCCCTGTTGTCGTACGTGCTCGAGATTTTTGGCGAGCATGAATTGAGCAATCGCGAAATCACTTCGCTGCTGGGAATTTCGCTGGCGTTGATCGCGGGGTATGGAGTCCACTCGACGCGCACGGAGTTTCCGCTGCTGCGGATGGCGCTGTTTCAAATCCGCACCTTTCGGACCGCCTGTGTGGGAAGTTTTTTCACGCGTCTCGGACTCGGTGGCGTGCCGTTCCTCCTCCCGCTGCTTTATCAAGTCGGGCTCGGTTACACGCCGGTGCAATCCGGCCTGTTGATCATGCCGCAAGCCATCGCGGCGATGAGCACGAAAATTTTCACCACGCGCGTGCTGACGCGCTTGGGTTATCGCGGCTTGCTCGTCTCGAACACCGTGATCCTCGGCGTGCTGTTGCTGCTCTTCGCCACGATTCATGTGGGAACGCCGGTGTGGACGATCGTGTTGCTGGCCTTTTGTTATGGCGCCTTCACGTCACTGCAATACACGTGCATGAATACGCTCGTCTATTCGGACATCACGGAACCGCAGACGAGCAATGCCAGTTCCATCGCGAGCACGGTGCAGCAAATGTCCATCAGCTTCGGCGTGGCAACGGCGGGTTTGGCGGCGGCATTGCTGGTCCCGCCGAGCCTGCACTCGGATCCGCCCGCGATGCTGCATGGAATTCATGTGACCTTCATTTTGCTGGGAGGATTCACGATCTTATCCACGATGGTCTTCAGCAAATTAAAACCGGGTGATGGCCAGAATGTGAGCCAGCATAGAGTTTTGCATACGGGCTAG